AATTTTACAACGGTGAATTGGAAATAGCTCACAATGGAGTGGAAACTTTCTCTGAGGTAAAAAAACGTGTTTTGGGAATAGTTGATCATGTCATTGAAAAACATCCAGATGAAAATGTAGTTCTTGTAACCCACATGGATCCCATCAAAGCAATGCTGTCTACCATAGTTGATCTGTCTCCTACCAATCTATTTGAGTTAATTATAGAAAATGCGTCTCTGAATCTCTTTAGAGAAAAAGATCGAAAGTTTTCTTTATCAGGACTTAATGTAATGCATCCATCTCGTTTCGATCTGCGTTGATATCTAGTAATCTTGAAAACCCTTAAATAGAAATTATTGGCCACGTCATTCAATCGCTAATGAAGAAATTGGTCGGATTATTCTTGGTATTGGCAGTTATAGTGGTAATTCCAGCTGTACAGTCAGCATTTGCTGCAGGTGATGAACCTGGAGAATACCTCGATCGTAGAGTGATTATCTGGAACTTGTTTTTTAAAATGATGACTATAGCATTTGTAGTCGGAGCTGTAGTATCTGGCACTATTATTTGGCAATGTTGGAGATTTAGAGAATCTCATCCAAATGCAAAACCAACTCCATATGAGGGGACGGACTGGTAAAATTGAGTGGACATTCTAACTGGCCTGAATGGATCTACGTTGGTGTTGTAATTGCGTTAATGGTTTGGGTAGGTGCAGAAGCTTGGGAGGCAGAAAGACTTGTTGACCATGTTCCTGCAGATGCCGAAGTTATCAAAGTAATGGGACAGCAATGGTTCTGGACTTTTGAGCATGAAGATGGTACCAAAGAAATAGGTGAATTACATGTTGAAAAAGGCAAGGCATACAAGTTTGAGATAGAATCCAAAGATGTCAATCATTCTTTTAACATTCATGATTATGTTGTTTTGATGGATGCAATTCCTGGCAGAGTTAATACTGTATGGTTTGCACCAACTGATGTTGGAGAACATGATATTCAATGCAGAGAATACTGTGGATTAATTCACTATAACATGCGAGGCAAATTATATGTGGAGGAACCATCATCTTGATAACGCTTTTATCACAACTATCTGGAGGAATTAACTAATGGTTCTGGAACTACAAAAGCCACGTCCAATTTGGCAAATAATGTTTTCAACCCATCACACTGATGTGGGTTTACTTTACCTAATTACATCATTAGGATTTTTGTTCTTAGGTGGCGCATTAGCTCTTGCAATTAGAGCAGAGTTATTCTTACCCGGTGCACAGATTATTGGGGATGCAATGACCTTTAACAGAATCTTTACTGTTCACGGTACCACATTGATCTTTTTGTTTATCTTGCCATTTGCATCTTCAGTTGGTAATTACTTTGTTCCACTTATGGTTAGATACAAAGACATGGCATATCCGAAACTCAACGCAATTGCATTCTGGATGATTCCACCAGCTGGTGCACTCATCTGGTTGGGCTTTGCAGACTTTACATGGTATGCAACACCACCATATTCAATCATCAGTGCTCCAGGTCCAGCCGCTGACATGTGGATATTTGGATTAAAGATCTTGGGTATCTCATCAGTGCTTGGTGCCATCAACTTTATCGTCACAATTCTCAAATGTAAACATCCAGACATGTCAATTGGACAAGTTCCACTTTTGGCATGGTCATTTTTGTCATCCTCTTTGATTATTCTCGTTGCAATTCCAACATTTGCTGCGGCACTCTTAATGTTACTTACTGACAGACTTGGCGTTAGTGGATTCTTCAATCCTGCAATGGGAGGAGATCCAATTGCATATGCTCACTTGTTCTGGTTTACGTTCCATCCAGAGGTATACGTACTAGTCATTCCTGCAATTGGAATGATGTATGAAATCATCCCAAGATTTTCAAGAAAACCAATTCACAGCTACAACTCTGGAATCTTTGCATTTGTACTATTGTCTATTGTAGGATTTTCATCATGGGCACACCACATGTACGCAACTGGCATGTCATTTACTGAAAAAACGGTCTTTATGGTAGGAACCCTTGCAGCAGTTCCAGCATCTGCTTTACATGTCTTTAACTTTTTAGCAACAATGTGGAATGGTAGAATCAAATTTGCAACACCAATGATGTGGGCAGTTGGAGGAATTGCATTGTTCTTCTCTGCAGGTGCAGGCGGTGTGGCAAATGCTGCCATGCCATTGGATTTCCAAACACATGACTCATACTGGGTAGTTGGCCACTTTCATCTCTTTGTGATGGGTACCATTGCATTTGGTTCAATTGGTTTCCTCTACTACATGTTCCCATATGTTACAGGAAGAATGTACAATGAATCAATGGGCAAAGTCCACTTTGTCATGTCATTCATTGGAACTGTAATGGTATTCTTTACACAACACGTACTTGGCTTGTATGGAATGCCAAGAAGAATTTTCGATTATCCTCCAATTCCAGAATGGATTGCTATGAACCAGATTGCAACTGTTGGTGCCATGATTATTGGTGTCAGCATGGTAGTCTTCTTGGCAAACATGATTTACAGTTCTGGAAAAGGAAAACTTGCAAATACCGAAGATCCATTCGGCGTAGGTGGCAAGTACTACTATCCATTTGAGGCAAAGAACCCATCACACTAGGAGATAAATGAAATGAGTCACGAGAATAACCAAACAATTTACAGGACAACTTCAGCTAGAACTGGAAAAATGATGATAATCATGTTAGGAATTTGTATTGTAGGCGGAGTTATCTTCTTTTCAATGTGGGACTATTGGATTTCATCCCCAGCCCCAGTTGTTGCGATGATGGCAGGAAAAGCAGACGATTTAGCACCTGCAGCGCAAACAGGAAAAACAATTACACAGGATCTTTCGTTTATAGAGTCCTCTGACTTTAGGACTTTGGCCTTTAATGCATTACCTGGAGAGCCTGATAACAATCCAACAATTAACATGAATGTTGGAGATAAAGTTGTGTTTAACGTTGTCAATGATGGTAAATCATTTCATGCTCTTGGTGTAACAAAAGATACCGAAGGCTTTGGTGGAATAGTTCCTGGCAGTGAGGTAGGATCAGCATCAAAGCCATTAAAGCCAGGAGAGGACGGAACTGCAGAATTTATCGCAGGTGAGGAGGGAACTTACTATTACATCTGTACAGTTCCAGGTCATAGAGAACAAGGAATGGTAGGAGAGATCATCGTTGGTCCTTCACAAGGTGGTGGCTCAAAAGCTGCAGCACCACCAACCGGTGTGTCTCATGATTTTACTTTGGACTTTGTAGAATCCAGTGACTTTAGGACTTTGGCATTTAACGCATTACCCGGAGAGGATGGACATAATCCAGAAATTAAAGTAAATTCTGGCGATGAAGTGACTATTACGGCTAATAATCTAGGAAAATCATTTCACGCATTTGGAGTTGTTTCAAATCCTGAAGACTTTAACAGTATAGTGATGAATTCAGCAATTGCAGCAGCATCAAACCCATTAAAACCAGGTGAAGGTGGCAGTGTTACATTTACTGCTGGTGCGCCGGGAACTTACTATTACATCTGTACTGTTCCAGGCCATGCATTGCAGGGCATGCAAGGTAGTTTCATAGTAGAATAATTTTGGCAATTCAATATCTTGCACTAGCGACAATGATTGTTTTGTATTCTCTAATGTTTGTTGGAGGATATGTTTCAGCTGCTGGACTTGGGCTGACTTGTCCTGAATGGCCTTTGTGTCCTGATGGTGTCCTGCCTTCTGAAGAGTATCTTATTGAATGGATTCATAGATTTGTTGCTGCTACCACTGCAAGCTTAGTTGCTGCAACAATGATTGCAAGCTGGCTAAATAAAAATGCTGATAAAAAGATCAAGTTCACTAGTACATTTGCATCTGCATTGGTAATTACACAAATCACATTAGGTGCGCTTGTAATTGATATGAAACTTCATGCTGTCCTAGTTGCGATTCACCTTGGAGTTGGAATACTGTTGTTTTCAATGGTGTTGCTGACTACCTTGTTTGCATTTAGAATTTCTAGGATGACTGTAAAATCTACAGTTTAGATTTTTTGAAAATTTTTGGCAAGTAAATATAGATCATTGTTCCTGTGAAAACTAGAGCACCCACAATTATTGCGCTAAAGAAAATTACTCCAAATGGGCTCTGAGTCCCCATGTTAAAAGTATAAGTTACGATGCCTTCTTCTCCACCCACATCATACAAGTCAATCTTTACAATGTGATTTCCTTGCTGTCTCCAAACATAATCAAAATCCCAATGAGAGCCTTCAATGGATTTTGGAGGTATTGTATCTACTTGTTGGCCATTAAAGAAAATTCGAATTCCTATTGTAAACCTATCAACTTCCTTATAGTCAAATCCTTCAGTTACTTTTACCAAAAATTGAGATGGTTTCCCAATTTGTGGAAATTCCGGTGATGTGGCAACCTGTACTCTGTATCCTGCCTCAAATTGCTCTGCAGAATTAAACATCGAATGAGCATATGCTTCATCAAAAACTGCAACTGATGAAAATATCAAAATCAAGATCAGAAAAACTGATCGCTTTTTAGCCATTCAAAGATTATACTATTTTACATGAATATATTGTAAATCAATTATTACGCGGAAATCTTCAAAACCTTTAAATCCTTATTGGCAAGAAACCCAATCGTTGACCCTCGTTACAAAATCAATCGATATTAAAACACCTGTGGAGAATGTTTTTACCTACTTTGCAAGACCAGAACACGTCTCTGACCAAATCAAAAATGACACAGTAGGCATGACAGTAGTTCCTATGGATATCAAAGAAGGAATGGGTGTTGGTACAACCTTTAGAATTATCGGTGACTTTAGCGGTAAACGTCTAGAGTGGGATTGTGAGACAACTGAATTCATCAGAAACGAAAAGATCACAGCAAAACAAATTGAAGGTCCATTCAAGAAATGGCAAATCACAAATGAATTCAAGGCACTAGGAAATAATCTCACCAGAGTAACCATGTCAGTAGATTATGATATGCCATTTGGTCCACTAGGGGCAATCTTGGATAAAGCAAAATTTGCAAAATCTGCTGAGAAAGGAATGGAAACTGCTCTTTACAACGTTAGAGGTTTACTAGAAGGAAATGGTTCAATTCCAGTTTACATCACACTAGATGCATACCAAAAACTTCTTGCCGAAAAGAAAAAGATGAACGATGTTCCAGTTTCAACTGCACTTACAGCAATTATTGAAAAGTACAACGAAATTGAAGCAAAAACCCAAAACTAAATTTTCATTTATTTTAAAATCTTAAGATTAATAACAACTCTGGGCATATTTATTTTGGTGGGTCTATGGCGCAGCCAGGTAGCGCACCGGACTCTTAATCCGGTTGTCAAGGGTCCGAATCCCTTTAGACCCGTTTTACTCTGCTTGTTTTTTCTGGACTTGAAAAGATACACAATTTCATATCTCTGAAAAATACTATTTCAAAAAATGTGATATATATTCATGACCCAAAGTTTCAAAATTACATTCAGGGGTGGCCAAGCTTGGAGAAATGTTTCTATTTATGAAATTATAAACACTATCATAAATTCTGAAATGATTTTTACTCTTCTTAAAATATGACCATATTCACACAAATTTGGAAAAAATGAAGAAAAAATATGTAATTCTAATTCCATTAATTCTTGCAAGTTTCATCCATCTTCTAAATCCTGTTGGATATCCTGAAGTTTTCTTTGATGAGGGAATCTACATGCGACGTGCAATGAATACCATTGATACTGGAAATCCTCAGGAGGGTTATCTTTATGACCATCCGTATTTTGGTCAGATTCTTTTAGCAGGTGTTTTACAAATTACAAACTATCCACCTGACACATCCACTGAACCTGGATCCCTCCAGAATCTCTATCTAATTCCAAGATTGTTCATGGGGCTAATTGCAGTACTGAACACTTTTCTTGTATACCTTATTGCAAAAGAAAAGTTCAACTGCAATGTAGCATTACTATCCTCAACTCTATTTGCAGTGATGCCGTACACTTGGGTTTTTAACAGAATACTTCTTGATTCAATGCTTTTACCATTTCTTCTTGCATCTATCCTACTTGCAATACATTTTGCAAAGCCGCAAAGCAAAATGTGGATTGCGCCGTTATCGGGAATTTTTTTAGGCCTTGCAATATTTACTAAAGTTCCAGCATTTGTCTTCATTCCTTTAGTGATATGGTTAGTCTTTCAAAAGAGAAGGAAATACTCTGACATGCTTGTCTGGATAATTCCTGTATTGTTAATTCCGATGCTGTGGCCTGCAAACAGCATTGTCTTGAATCAGTTTGACTTGTGGATTAAAGATGTGTTGTGGCAGACTCAGCGAAGCAACAGCATCTTGGAAATAATTGGATCTTTTTTGATTATTGATCCTGTATTGTTTGTTCTTGGAATGACTGGAATTGCATATTCTGCCATCACACGAAACAAGTTTGTCTTGATATGGTTTGTTCCATTTGTCGCATTCTTGTCGTTAATTGGATTCAAGCAGTACTTTCATTGGATACCAATTATTCCTATTCTGTGCATTGGTGCAAGCATTTGGTTGCTTGATATACCTAAAAAAATCAGATACCTCCAATCAAAAACAATTCATCTAATAATTTTAGCATCACTTGTTGTGTTTGGATTGACTAGTACTATTCTAGTCATTACTCACGATATTTCTCTTAACCAATTTGAAGCACTCTCATATGTAATTGAGAACCAAGAAGAAAATAGTACAATCTTGGCAAGTCCTGTATACTCTTGGATTCTCTATGATGTGTTTGGAGTGGATAATGTTCCCAAAGACTATGCGATGATTCTGTTTGGACCAGTCAACACTGAAAAAATTACAGTCATTGCAGATGCTCATTTTATGCTTGACCAAAATAGAGGGGAAAAACTAGTAAAAGCATACAATGAAACCCAGTCAATAATAGTCTTTGAAGGCAAGGCAAATGACTTTGATACCAGAATCTATCCCTATACCAACATGAGAATGAACATTGAGGGATTCTCAATTGATATCAGAACCGGTGAATGGGGCAAACAATAGTCACAAGTAAAATTTTTTTAGATTAAACATTTTAATCCAATTCACAATGAATTTTCATATTGCAGCAAACTGAAATTTCAATAATTTTACCTACATATAATGAATCAAAGAACATTTGGGGTATTTTAGAGCACATTCAGAAATATATTCCAAAAGATCTCATGACAGAAACCATAGTTGTAGATGACAACTCTCCGGATGACACTGCAAAAATTGCCGAGGATTATTTTCATTCCATCAAAGAAAAAACTAGCCATACTATTAGCGTCATTAAGAGAAATGCAAAGAAAGGTCTAAGCTCAGCAATTCTCAATGGCATTCAAGAGGCTTCTGGAAATACCATCATAGTGATGGACAGTGACTTTTCTCATCCTCCAAACATAATTCCCAAAATGATTGATACTCTAAAGCAAACAAGTTGCGATATTGTAATTGCTTCACGGTATATCAAGGGAGGCTCCATTCAGGGCTGGCCGTTTAAGCGAAAACTGATGAGCAAGATTGCAACTGGAATTGCAAAAAAAGGATTGAAAATTGAATCCCATGATCCAATGTCTGGGTTTTTTGCCTTTAAGAAAAATATCATTGATGGACTAAAGTTTGATGCGATAGGCTACAAGATGCTGCTTGAGATTCTTGTAAAAACTAAAGGCGCCAAAATACAAGAAGTGCCATATACTTTTACTGACAGAAAAGCCGGTTCAAGTAAACTTGGAGCATCAACTGTTTTAGATTATTGCAAATCTGTCTGGAAACTATACAAGTACGGACGCAAAGTCAGAAAAGATGAAGCAAGAACCTCTGTGAGGTTCCTCTCAAAGGCTGCAAGATTCTTTACGGTTGGAGCATCAGGACTTGGTGTAAACTATCTGGCATCAATGTTGTTTGCAACCAGTGCAAACATCTGGTATCTTCATGCAACTGTAATGGGAATTATATTTTCAATTACCAGTAACTTTGTCCTAAACAAGTATTGGACGTTTGAGGACAGGGATTTTTCTACAAAACGAACCCTTGTTCAGTATGGAAAGTTTGCAGGGTTTAGCTCCATTGGCGCGCTAGTTCAGCTTGGGATGGTATACTATCTTGTAGATGGATGGGATATCTCATATCCAATTTCTCTTACTCTGGCAGTAGGAATTGCAGCATTTAGTAACTTTATTCTAAACAAAAAGTGGACATTCAAGGAAAAAGTTTGGAGTTAGTCTATCTTACATAATCGTCTTCTAGTCGTTTAATGTCTGATTCCTGAAATAATCCGTAAGATATTTCTAAGATTTTCATATCTGTAATTGCCTCTAGCCTATGAACTGCCTTAATTGGAATGGTGATCTCATCTCCTGTCTGAATTCTTTGTTTGTCTTTGAGAAATGCATACCCTTCTCCGTTTAGAACATACCACTTTTCAGATCTGTGCTCATGAAACTGGAGACTGGTTCTATTACCTGCAAGTATAGTTATTATTTTGACTGTTGTGGTCTCATTATCAGTTAACTGCTCAAAAGATCCCCAAGGCTTGTTGATTTTCAATGATTTGTGGTCTTGCATCAACATTATAACTCCACTGAAAATGATGATTTTTCTTTACATGTGTCTGGCAGTGCGTTTTTCAGATGGATTGAACTGATCTGATGCAAAATATGTTCATTTGAACAAATCTGGAAATTGTATGTTCATATGAACAAACATTTCTAGAATGCCCCCCCTCTCATTGAGAGTTTTTGGATACTAATAGAATTTGTATACATTAGTTAATTGAATTGTGTATGTACAGAAAATGCAATCTGTTTGGATTTGTAAATAAAAATAGAAAGAGAATGTTTTATCCTCTTCCCATTGCAGCATATTTTCCCTTGCGTCCCTTTACAAAAAATGCAGTAGCAATTCCTCCAAACACACCAGTGGACAAAAGAAGTGCTCCTAAAACACCATCTAATGCGAACATGGGCGTTCCTGAACCAGTATGTGGATTTTCACTTGCCATTCTGACTCTCTCTTTTGAGAGTTTCAGAAGGTCATCAAGCCCAGTTTGTCCCTGACTTGGAATGTACTGTGCAAATGCAAGGCTAACAGAAGGTAATATCAGAATGCTCAACATTACTCCTGTTGCAATGATTATTTTCTTTTCATTCATTGAATTAATTACGTGAAATTTGCATAAAGGGTTTGATGAAATTATTATTTTACTAATACTTACATACTATGTTGCCATACCATATAGCACCTATGAGTGACGAAAATTTTGAGACAGTCAATGCTGTAAATATTTTCTCTTTGGATGATGTAAAGATGAAAATTTTGGCAAAAGTTATCTCAAACAAGTCAAGCATAGAAATTTTGAATTTATTGTTTCGTAACGAGATGACTGCAAATGAAATTGCTCAGAAAACAAACATGTCGCTGCAACTTGTAAAATATTACTTGGAGAAAATGCAACAGATTGACCTTGTACAGATTTCAAAAACTGAAAAAAACTCCAAGGCACGAGACATGAACTATTACAAAACATCAAAACTTGCAATAATAATTACACCTTCAAAGATTACTGAAAAAACAAAACA
This genomic window from Nitrosopumilus ureiphilus contains:
- a CDS encoding SRPBCC family protein, giving the protein MTLVTKSIDIKTPVENVFTYFARPEHVSDQIKNDTVGMTVVPMDIKEGMGVGTTFRIIGDFSGKRLEWDCETTEFIRNEKITAKQIEGPFKKWQITNEFKALGNNLTRVTMSVDYDMPFGPLGAILDKAKFAKSAEKGMETALYNVRGLLEGNGSIPVYITLDAYQKLLAEKKKMNDVPVSTALTAIIEKYNEIEAKTQN
- a CDS encoding ArnT family glycosyltransferase, which produces MKKKYVILIPLILASFIHLLNPVGYPEVFFDEGIYMRRAMNTIDTGNPQEGYLYDHPYFGQILLAGVLQITNYPPDTSTEPGSLQNLYLIPRLFMGLIAVLNTFLVYLIAKEKFNCNVALLSSTLFAVMPYTWVFNRILLDSMLLPFLLASILLAIHFAKPQSKMWIAPLSGIFLGLAIFTKVPAFVFIPLVIWLVFQKRRKYSDMLVWIIPVLLIPMLWPANSIVLNQFDLWIKDVLWQTQRSNSILEIIGSFLIIDPVLFVLGMTGIAYSAITRNKFVLIWFVPFVAFLSLIGFKQYFHWIPIIPILCIGASIWLLDIPKKIRYLQSKTIHLIILASLVVFGLTSTILVITHDISLNQFEALSYVIENQEENSTILASPVYSWILYDVFGVDNVPKDYAMILFGPVNTEKITVIADAHFMLDQNRGEKLVKAYNETQSIIVFEGKANDFDTRIYPYTNMRMNIEGFSIDIRTGEWGKQ
- a CDS encoding COX15/CtaA family protein; translated protein: MAIQYLALATMIVLYSLMFVGGYVSAAGLGLTCPEWPLCPDGVLPSEEYLIEWIHRFVAATTASLVAATMIASWLNKNADKKIKFTSTFASALVITQITLGALVIDMKLHAVLVAIHLGVGILLFSMVLLTTLFAFRISRMTVKSTV
- a CDS encoding glycosyltransferase, whose translation is MQQTEISIILPTYNESKNIWGILEHIQKYIPKDLMTETIVVDDNSPDDTAKIAEDYFHSIKEKTSHTISVIKRNAKKGLSSAILNGIQEASGNTIIVMDSDFSHPPNIIPKMIDTLKQTSCDIVIASRYIKGGSIQGWPFKRKLMSKIATGIAKKGLKIESHDPMSGFFAFKKNIIDGLKFDAIGYKMLLEILVKTKGAKIQEVPYTFTDRKAGSSKLGASTVLDYCKSVWKLYKYGRKVRKDEARTSVRFLSKAARFFTVGASGLGVNYLASMLFATSANIWYLHATVMGIIFSITSNFVLNKYWTFEDRDFSTKRTLVQYGKFAGFSSIGALVQLGMVYYLVDGWDISYPISLTLAVGIAAFSNFILNKKWTFKEKVWS
- a CDS encoding phosphomannose isomerase type II C-terminal cupin domain, which codes for MLMQDHKSLKINKPWGSFEQLTDNETTTVKIITILAGNRTSLQFHEHRSEKWYVLNGEGYAFLKDKQRIQTGDEITIPIKAVHRLEAITDMKILEISYGLFQESDIKRLEDDYVR
- a CDS encoding cytochrome c oxidase subunit I, with product MVLELQKPRPIWQIMFSTHHTDVGLLYLITSLGFLFLGGALALAIRAELFLPGAQIIGDAMTFNRIFTVHGTTLIFLFILPFASSVGNYFVPLMVRYKDMAYPKLNAIAFWMIPPAGALIWLGFADFTWYATPPYSIISAPGPAADMWIFGLKILGISSVLGAINFIVTILKCKHPDMSIGQVPLLAWSFLSSSLIILVAIPTFAAALLMLLTDRLGVSGFFNPAMGGDPIAYAHLFWFTFHPEVYVLVIPAIGMMYEIIPRFSRKPIHSYNSGIFAFVLLSIVGFSSWAHHMYATGMSFTEKTVFMVGTLAAVPASALHVFNFLATMWNGRIKFATPMMWAVGGIALFFSAGAGGVANAAMPLDFQTHDSYWVVGHFHLFVMGTIAFGSIGFLYYMFPYVTGRMYNESMGKVHFVMSFIGTVMVFFTQHVLGLYGMPRRIFDYPPIPEWIAMNQIATVGAMIIGVSMVVFLANMIYSSGKGKLANTEDPFGVGGKYYYPFEAKNPSH
- a CDS encoding plastocyanin/azurin family copper-binding protein, encoding MSHENNQTIYRTTSARTGKMMIIMLGICIVGGVIFFSMWDYWISSPAPVVAMMAGKADDLAPAAQTGKTITQDLSFIESSDFRTLAFNALPGEPDNNPTINMNVGDKVVFNVVNDGKSFHALGVTKDTEGFGGIVPGSEVGSASKPLKPGEDGTAEFIAGEEGTYYYICTVPGHREQGMVGEIIVGPSQGGGSKAAAPPTGVSHDFTLDFVESSDFRTLAFNALPGEDGHNPEIKVNSGDEVTITANNLGKSFHAFGVVSNPEDFNSIVMNSAIAAASNPLKPGEGGSVTFTAGAPGTYYYICTVPGHALQGMQGSFIVE
- a CDS encoding heme transporter CcmC: MKKLVGLFLVLAVIVVIPAVQSAFAAGDEPGEYLDRRVIIWNLFFKMMTIAFVVGAVVSGTIIWQCWRFRESHPNAKPTPYEGTDW